The following coding sequences lie in one Pirellulales bacterium genomic window:
- a CDS encoding DNA-binding transcriptional regulator, whose translation MAKRPHVALLIETSNSYARGLLRGVYAYLREHRPWSIYLPEQGRGDAPPNWLKSWHGDGIIARIENSRIAKAVRETGAPAVDVSAARLMPELPCIETDNEAITRLAFEHLFERGFRNLAYCGDDRFQWSVERALWFGEMAREAGCSLAVYPHADRRRAAAASWEQEEKELMAWLRHLPKPCGMMACYDIRGRQVLDVCRRGGVKVPDELAVVGVDNDDLLCNLTDPPLTSVAPDTHRTGFEAAELLDQLMAGRKVAGGLCRIKPTGIVTRQSTDVLATADAEVSSAVRFIRDHACDGIKVEDVLKIVPISRRILESRFKRMLGHTPHEEILRVQLQRVRQLLEETDLSLAAIADRAGFKYVEYLSVVFKRHFHQPPSHYRAEHRSS comes from the coding sequence ATGGCCAAACGCCCGCACGTCGCCCTGCTGATCGAAACCTCGAACTCCTATGCCCGCGGCTTGCTTCGCGGCGTGTATGCCTATCTTCGCGAGCATCGGCCGTGGTCGATCTATTTGCCGGAACAAGGGCGCGGCGATGCGCCCCCGAACTGGCTGAAATCGTGGCACGGCGATGGGATCATCGCGCGGATCGAGAATTCGCGGATCGCCAAGGCGGTGCGCGAGACGGGAGCGCCAGCGGTCGATGTCAGCGCCGCCAGGCTCATGCCGGAGCTGCCCTGCATCGAAACCGACAACGAGGCGATCACGCGGTTGGCGTTCGAGCATCTGTTCGAGCGCGGCTTCCGCAACCTGGCCTATTGCGGCGACGACCGGTTTCAGTGGTCCGTCGAGCGCGCGTTGTGGTTTGGGGAGATGGCTCGAGAAGCGGGCTGCTCGCTCGCCGTTTATCCACACGCCGATCGCAGACGTGCCGCGGCGGCCTCCTGGGAGCAGGAAGAAAAGGAACTCATGGCGTGGCTGCGGCATCTTCCGAAGCCCTGCGGCATGATGGCCTGCTACGACATTCGCGGACGGCAGGTGCTCGATGTGTGCCGCCGCGGCGGGGTCAAAGTCCCCGACGAGCTGGCCGTGGTCGGAGTGGACAATGACGATCTGCTTTGCAATCTCACCGATCCGCCGCTGACAAGCGTCGCGCCCGACACGCATCGCACCGGTTTCGAGGCGGCCGAGCTGCTGGATCAATTGATGGCCGGGCGGAAGGTGGCCGGCGGCTTGTGCCGGATCAAGCCGACCGGGATCGTCACTCGGCAGTCGACCGACGTGCTGGCCACCGCGGATGCCGAAGTCTCGTCCGCCGTGCGCTTTATCCGCGATCACGCCTGCGACGGCATCAAGGTCGAGGACGTGCTCAAGATCGTGCCCATATCGCGGCGGATCTTGGAAAGCCGATTCAAGCGAATGCTCGGACACACGCCGCATGAAGAGATCCTTCGCGTGCAATTGCAGCGGGTTAGACAACTTCTGGAGGAAACCGACCTGTCGCTCGCGGCGATCGCCGACCGCGCCGGTTTCAAGTACGTCGAGTACCTGAGCGTCGTCTTCAAGCGGCACTTTCATCAGCCGCCGAGCCATTATCGCGCCGAGCATCGCTCCTCGTAG
- a CDS encoding response regulator, whose protein sequence is PREEPAQMDAGRSQSASAIPRGTRILVVDDNRDAADSLAMTLRFLGGEVRVVYDGPAALENLASFRPAVALIDIGMPGMDGHAVARRIRSHPEFRDLPLVAITGWGQAEDLARSKSAGFDHHLVKPVGLDALQLLLTSLEGRPEARRCEDSPSAGLR, encoded by the coding sequence CCGCGGGAAGAGCCGGCCCAAATGGATGCGGGCCGGAGCCAAAGCGCCTCTGCCATTCCGCGCGGCACTCGGATCCTCGTGGTCGACGACAACCGTGACGCCGCCGATAGCCTGGCGATGACGCTCCGGTTCTTAGGGGGCGAAGTGCGCGTCGTCTACGATGGGCCGGCGGCGCTGGAAAACCTCGCCAGTTTCCGGCCGGCCGTCGCCCTGATCGACATCGGCATGCCGGGGATGGACGGCCACGCGGTCGCGCGGCGAATCCGAAGCCATCCGGAGTTTCGCGATTTGCCGTTGGTGGCGATCACCGGCTGGGGACAGGCCGAAGACCTCGCCCGGTCGAAGTCAGCCGGATTCGATCACCATTTGGTCAAGCCGGTCGGGCTGGACGCCTTGCAGTTGTTGTTGACATCGCTGGAAGGCCGTCCCGAGGCGCGGCGGTGCGAAGATTCTCCCTCGGCTGGACTTCGATGA